Genomic DNA from Peribacillus simplex:
CAGATTTCATCAACATTCCTGCTCTCTGCCACCAACCCGCATTTCGCCTCTTTGAGCATCTTCTTGGCCCTGCCGTCCACATCACCGACGATCGGTTTTCCGACACACATATAATCGATGATTTTACCAGGCAAAACCTTATTGAAGACTTCTTTTTCAACCAAGCTCACATAGGCAATATGGGACGTTGAAACTTCATGAAGGGTCACTCTTCGATTCATCGCATTAATCATCTTAATATTAGTCAGCCCTCTAGAGCTTATCTCCTTCTCCACTTCGGATATCCGATATCCATATCCAATCATCGAGAACTCGATTCGTTTATGTTCCCTTAGCCTTTCAGCCACGGCTATCAGTTTTTTCAAGTCCTGGGCCAGTCCGATATTCCCCGCATAAACGACCTTGATTACTTTCTCCGATACGGGTGTAAGCAAATTCTTTAACGTCAGCTCATCCGCAGTAAGCGAATTAGGGATGAATTGGATGGCCTCTTCCTTGACTCCCTTTGCAACGATATAATCCCTGAAACCAGGACTATTGATGATAATAAAATCCGAATGCCGATATAGCTTCCTTTCCAGGAAGAAAGCGATTTTCAAGACCCACTTATTAGTGAATACCCCAACTCCTATCAACGATTCCGGCCATAAATCCCTTACATCGGTAATGAGTTTCGCCTTCATCTTCTTCTTGGCGATCAACGCCGCAAATGTCGGGAAGATCGGCGGGGTCGTGGCAAACACATAATCATATTTTTTTTCGAGACGGATGATTGTATAAATGAAAAGCCACATCGCTTCAAGATAATGAAGCAACCGCTTCCCCATATTGCTTGTATACCTCTTCACTTTGTCCGGTTTAATCCTGATGACATCTTCTTCAATGCTTTCTTCATCCCAAAACTTTGTATCTTGATATAAACTTTGATTAGGATAACTCGGCTTCAATGTGATGACCGTTACCTCAAACCCGTTTCTTTTCAAATGGAGATATATATTTTTCATTCTATTTCCCGCACTTCCGATTTCCGGATAAAAGTTTTGCACGATCATCAGGACGCTTTTCATATTCGCCTATCACCTCTATTCTGCTGAGCTATACTTCCTGCTTTATATTGTAAATGCCAGATATTAACTGAAGGTTAAAGAAATATAAAGTCCTCATTAATATTGTAAAAATTCTGTTAATTATTGTTTCATTTTTATATTTCCCATGAACTTCCCGTTATAATGGGGGAGACATTCAGAAGGGGAGGAAATGAGCATGCCTAAACAACGTATTAAGGTCATGACCGTATTTGGTACAAGACCAGAGGCTATCAAAATGGCACCAGTCGTTTTGGAACTGAAAAAGCATCCAGAAGAAATAGAAACCATCGTGGTGGTCACCGCCCAGCATAGGGAAATGCTCGACCAAGTCTTGCAATGTTTTCAAATAAAGCCAGATCACGATTTGGATATGATGAAGGATAGACAAACATTAGAAGAGATTACGACTCGAGGGCTTGAAAAATTGAGTTCGCTCATGAAAGATATAAATCCGGATATCGTCCTCGTACATGGGGATACAACGACAACTTTCATCGCAAGCCTGGCAGCTTTCTATAATAAGATACAGATTGGTCATGTTGAAGCTGGTCTCCGGACTGGTAATAAGTATTCTCCATATCCTGAAGAAATGAATAGGCAGCTGACAGGCGTCTTAGCTGATTTGCACTTTGCGCCAACCAATCAGGCGGCAGAGAATCTAATTTTGGAAAATAAAAAGAGTGATTGTATCCATATTACTGGCAATACGGCAATCGATGCTTTGAAAACAACAGTACGGAAAGACTATGAACATCCGATTCTATCTAGTTTAAATGGGGATCGTATGTTATTGATGACAGCGCACAGACGGGAAAATATCGGAAAACCAATGGAAGAAATATTCCGTTCCGTCAAACGACTGCTTGAAGATCACACAGATATCCAGGTTGTTTTCCCGCTTCATAAAAACCCAGTAGTCCGTGAAATTGCTTACCGGATTTTTGGTGAAACGGAAAGACTTCACTTAATAGAGCCGCTTGAGGTGCTTGATTTTCATAATTTTGCGGCGCATGCCCATCTAATATTGACAGATTCCGGAGGGGTGCAAGAAGAAGCGCCCTCACTTGGTGTTCCTGTCCTTGTGTTACGCGATACAACAGAACGTCCGGAAGGAATTGAGGCTGGCACCCTTTTATTGGCAGGAATTGAGGAAGAACGAATTTATCAATTAGCCTCAGACTTACTTACAAATGAAGAAACCTATAAAAAAATGGCGACAGCTTCCAACCCATATGGAGATGGATTCGCTTCACAGCGGATTGTCGAAATCCTGTTAAAGCATTGCGGAATGAAATCCCCCCTTCCTTTATGAAGAAAAAAAATAATGAGAAAAGCCTGTCACGTTAGCGGCAGGCTTTTCACTCTTCCATTTTCATCCTCCTAATTTGAATTTGAAAATGTTAGATACCTATGTGATAGTTTTCGTAGCAATGACCTTAAATTGCTTGGAGGTGTTTAGATGTTTGGGGAAGATCCCAAGTGTGGTAGATGTGGTAAAGAAATTAAGGGGGACGAAGTCGTTCATTTGAAAATGCGTTATCCAAAGCGTAAAGGGATGACTGAAATAAAGGCATATTTAAAAAATGAAGGGAGTTACATCTGCGAAGTTTGTTTTGATAAGGGGAAAAAACCTCCCTGACGAATTGATAGTCATGACAAGAAACAGTAGGATCAG
This window encodes:
- the wecB gene encoding non-hydrolyzing UDP-N-acetylglucosamine 2-epimerase — its product is MPKQRIKVMTVFGTRPEAIKMAPVVLELKKHPEEIETIVVVTAQHREMLDQVLQCFQIKPDHDLDMMKDRQTLEEITTRGLEKLSSLMKDINPDIVLVHGDTTTTFIASLAAFYNKIQIGHVEAGLRTGNKYSPYPEEMNRQLTGVLADLHFAPTNQAAENLILENKKSDCIHITGNTAIDALKTTVRKDYEHPILSSLNGDRMLLMTAHRRENIGKPMEEIFRSVKRLLEDHTDIQVVFPLHKNPVVREIAYRIFGETERLHLIEPLEVLDFHNFAAHAHLILTDSGGVQEEAPSLGVPVLVLRDTTERPEGIEAGTLLLAGIEEERIYQLASDLLTNEETYKKMATASNPYGDGFASQRIVEILLKHCGMKSPLPL
- a CDS encoding Fe3+ hydroxamate ABC transporter substrate-binding protein, producing the protein MFGEDPKCGRCGKEIKGDEVVHLKMRYPKRKGMTEIKAYLKNEGSYICEVCFDKGKKPP
- a CDS encoding glycosyltransferase family 4 protein codes for the protein MKSVLMIVQNFYPEIGSAGNRMKNIYLHLKRNGFEVTVITLKPSYPNQSLYQDTKFWDEESIEEDVIRIKPDKVKRYTSNMGKRLLHYLEAMWLFIYTIIRLEKKYDYVFATTPPIFPTFAALIAKKKMKAKLITDVRDLWPESLIGVGVFTNKWVLKIAFFLERKLYRHSDFIIINSPGFRDYIVAKGVKEEAIQFIPNSLTADELTLKNLLTPVSEKVIKVVYAGNIGLAQDLKKLIAVAERLREHKRIEFSMIGYGYRISEVEKEISSRGLTNIKMINAMNRRVTLHEVSTSHIAYVSLVEKEVFNKVLPGKIIDYMCVGKPIVGDVDGRAKKMLKEAKCGLVAESRNVDEICQHILTMASDPALREELGENGHRYAKQHFQWSKNIKGLINVMEASG